A window from Mycobacterium saskatchewanense encodes these proteins:
- a CDS encoding cytochrome P450, with protein MSVVMSHDAPVRFELATADTWPDPWPMYRALRDHDPVHHVVPRGRPDHDYYVLSRHADVWSAARDHETFSSAQGLTVNYGDLEMIGLQDNPPFVMQDPPAHTEFRKLVSRGFTPRQVEAVEPKVREFVVERIERLRADGGGDIVTELFKPLPSMVVAHYLGVPEEDRAQFDGWTDVIVAANTADGGVAGALETVGDAVGSMMAYFTALIERRRTGPDDDTISHLVSAGVGADGDIAGTLSVLAFTFTMVTGGNDTTTGMLGGSMPLLHGRPDQRQRLVAAPGLIPDAVEELLRLTAPVQGLARTTTRDVTLHDTTIPAGRKVLLLYGSANRDERQYGSDAGELDVTRCPRNIMTFSHGAHHCLGAAAARMQSRIALTELLARCPDFEVDESAIVWSGGSYVRRPLSVPIRVNA; from the coding sequence ATGTCGGTAGTTATGTCTCACGATGCCCCAGTCCGGTTCGAGCTCGCCACGGCCGACACCTGGCCGGACCCGTGGCCGATGTACCGCGCGCTGCGCGATCACGATCCGGTGCATCATGTGGTGCCGCGCGGCAGGCCGGACCATGACTACTACGTGCTGTCTCGCCACGCCGACGTGTGGTCGGCGGCCCGCGACCACGAGACGTTCTCCTCGGCGCAGGGCTTGACCGTCAACTACGGCGACCTGGAGATGATTGGGCTGCAGGACAACCCGCCCTTCGTGATGCAGGATCCACCGGCGCACACCGAGTTTCGCAAGCTGGTGTCACGCGGCTTCACTCCGCGGCAGGTCGAGGCGGTCGAGCCGAAGGTCCGCGAATTCGTCGTCGAGCGTATCGAGAGGCTGCGCGCCGACGGCGGCGGGGACATCGTCACCGAACTGTTCAAACCCCTGCCCTCGATGGTGGTCGCCCATTATCTCGGTGTGCCCGAGGAGGATCGGGCACAGTTCGACGGCTGGACGGACGTGATCGTCGCTGCCAACACCGCCGACGGCGGCGTCGCCGGGGCCCTGGAAACCGTCGGCGACGCGGTCGGCTCGATGATGGCCTATTTCACCGCGCTGATCGAGCGGCGCCGGACGGGACCCGACGACGACACCATCTCGCACCTGGTGTCCGCCGGCGTCGGCGCCGACGGCGACATCGCCGGCACCCTGTCGGTGCTGGCGTTCACCTTCACGATGGTCACCGGCGGTAACGACACCACCACCGGAATGCTCGGCGGCTCGATGCCCTTGCTGCACGGGCGACCCGACCAGCGGCAACGCCTGGTCGCCGCCCCGGGCCTCATCCCCGACGCGGTCGAGGAATTGTTGCGCCTCACCGCACCTGTGCAGGGGCTGGCGCGCACCACCACGCGGGACGTGACGCTGCACGACACAACCATCCCGGCCGGGCGGAAGGTGCTCCTGCTGTACGGGTCGGCCAACCGTGACGAACGCCAATATGGTTCCGACGCGGGCGAACTCGACGTGACCCGGTGCCCGCGCAACATCATGACGTTCAGCCATGGCGCACACCACTGCCTGGGCGCCGCGGCGGCCCGGATGCAGTCCCGGATCGCCCTGACCGAACTGCTGGCCCGCTGTCCGGACTTCGAAGTCGACGAGTCGGCGATCGTCTGGTCGGGTGGCAGCTATGTGCGGCGGCCGCTGTCGGTCCCGATCCGGGTGAACGCCTGA
- a CDS encoding TetR/AcrR family transcriptional regulator, which translates to MMATDWLAAHRTEAAVDRILDAAERLYTERDQASIGMNEIAKAAGCSRATLYRYFDGREALRTAYVHRETYRLSDEIKKRVSGVRDPRERLIVSITTTLRIVRQTPALASWFDTTRPPIGGEMAGQSEVIAALAAAFLDSLGPDEAAIVERRARWVVRIIASLLMFPGRDEADERAMIEEFVAPVVTPVAARR; encoded by the coding sequence CTGATGGCGACCGACTGGCTGGCCGCGCACCGCACCGAGGCGGCCGTCGACCGGATACTCGACGCGGCCGAGCGGCTCTACACCGAGCGGGACCAGGCCTCGATCGGGATGAACGAAATCGCGAAGGCGGCGGGCTGTTCTCGCGCGACGCTGTACCGGTACTTCGACGGTCGTGAGGCGTTGCGGACCGCCTACGTGCACCGCGAGACCTACCGACTCAGCGACGAGATCAAAAAGCGGGTCTCCGGCGTCCGCGATCCTCGCGAACGGTTGATCGTCAGCATCACCACCACCCTGCGGATCGTTCGCCAGACGCCGGCGTTGGCCTCCTGGTTCGACACCACGCGCCCACCCATCGGCGGCGAGATGGCCGGACAGTCCGAGGTGATCGCCGCGCTGGCCGCTGCCTTTCTGGATTCGCTGGGTCCCGACGAGGCGGCCATCGTGGAACGCCGCGCCCGTTGGGTGGTCCGGATCATCGCGTCGCTGTTGATGTTTCCCGGCCGCGACGAGGCCGACGAACGGGCGATGATCGAGGAGTTCGTCGCCCCGGTCGTGACCCCGGTTGCGGCGCGCCGCTGA
- a CDS encoding acyltransferase family protein: MTLSEEQDAQGGLEQTSHVDRVAALTGIRAVAALLVVGTHAAYTTGKYTHGYWGLVGARMEIGVPIFFVLSGFLLFRPWVKSAATGGPPPSLSRYAWHRFRRIMPAYVITVLFAYVLYHFRQAGPNPGHTWLGLVRNLTLTQIYCNGYLGKYLHQGLTQMWSLAVEAAFYVVLPLLAYLLLVLICRRRWQPRLMLASLAAMTLISPGWLVLVHADHMFPDGARLWLPTYLAWFLGGMMLAVLQRMGVRGYAFVAIPLAVICYFIVSTPIAGAPTTSPAALSEALYKTCFYAVIASLAVAPLALGDRGWYYQLLATRPMVWLGEISYEIFLVHLITMEFAMVYVVRAHVYTGSMLYLFVATMVLTIPVAWVLHRFTRVRE; encoded by the coding sequence ATGACCCTGTCCGAAGAGCAGGACGCCCAGGGCGGGCTCGAGCAGACCTCCCACGTCGACCGGGTCGCCGCACTGACCGGAATCCGTGCGGTCGCCGCCCTCCTCGTCGTCGGCACCCACGCGGCCTACACCACCGGCAAGTACACCCACGGCTATTGGGGGCTGGTCGGCGCCAGGATGGAGATCGGCGTCCCGATCTTCTTCGTGCTCTCCGGGTTCCTGCTATTTCGCCCGTGGGTGAAGTCGGCCGCCACCGGCGGGCCGCCGCCGTCGTTGAGCCGCTACGCGTGGCACCGGTTTCGGCGCATCATGCCCGCATACGTCATCACCGTGCTGTTCGCCTACGTGCTGTATCACTTCCGTCAGGCGGGCCCTAACCCCGGCCACACCTGGCTGGGCCTGGTCCGCAACCTCACGCTGACGCAGATCTATTGCAACGGCTATCTGGGAAAGTATCTGCATCAGGGGCTGACCCAGATGTGGAGCCTGGCCGTCGAGGCGGCCTTTTACGTGGTGCTGCCCCTGCTGGCCTACCTGCTGCTGGTGCTGATCTGTCGGCGCCGGTGGCAGCCGCGGCTGATGCTGGCCTCCCTGGCCGCGATGACGCTGATCAGCCCGGGGTGGTTGGTCCTGGTGCACGCCGATCACATGTTCCCCGACGGCGCGCGGCTGTGGCTGCCCACCTATCTGGCCTGGTTCCTCGGCGGCATGATGCTGGCGGTGCTGCAGAGGATGGGGGTCCGTGGCTACGCCTTTGTCGCCATACCGCTGGCGGTCATCTGTTACTTCATCGTCTCGACGCCGATTGCCGGTGCGCCCACGACCTCGCCGGCCGCGCTCAGCGAGGCCTTGTACAAGACGTGTTTCTATGCCGTGATCGCCTCACTCGCGGTGGCGCCGCTGGCCCTCGGTGACCGGGGGTGGTACTATCAGCTGCTGGCCACCCGGCCGATGGTGTGGCTGGGCGAAATCTCCTACGAGATCTTCCTGGTCCACCTGATCACGATGGAATTCGCGATGGTCTACGTGGTGCGGGCGCACGTCTACACCGGCTCGATGCTGTACCTGTTCGTGGCGACGATGGTGCTGACGATCCCCGTCGCCTGGGTGTTGCACCGCTTCACCCGCGTGCGGGAATAA
- a CDS encoding DEAD/DEAH box helicase gives MTPPDSSPEAASPTFADLHIHPAVMRAVGDVGYESPTAIQAATIPALMAGSDVVGLAQTGTGKTAAFAIPILSKIDVTSKATQALVLAPTRELALQVAEAFSRYGAHLPEIQVLPIYGGSSYTVQLAGLRRGAQVVVGTPGRVIDHLERGTLDLSHVDYLVLDEADEMLTMGFAEDVERILSETPEYKQVALFSATMPPAIRKLTTKYLHDPFEVTFKAKSATAENISQRYIQVAGPRKMDALTRVLEVEPFEAMIVFVRTKQATEEVAEKLRARGFSAAAINGDIPQAQRERTIAALKEGGAKGIDILVATDVAARGLDVDRISHVLNYDIPHDTESYVHRIGRTGRAGRSGTALLFVSPRERHLLKAIEKATRQTLTEAELPSVEDVNAQRVAKFADSITDALSAPGIELFRKLVQDYEREHDVPMADIAAALAVQSRDGEAFLMAPEPPPERRERRERPDRPERPREPRTFGTYRIAVGKRHKVGPGAIVGAIANEGGLHRSDFGHIAIGPDFSLVELPAKLPRATLKKLEQTRISGVLINLQPERSSDRRRNAQSGGGKPGKRHAG, from the coding sequence ATGACCCCTCCCGACAGCTCACCCGAAGCTGCCTCCCCGACGTTCGCCGACCTGCACATTCATCCCGCGGTCATGCGGGCGGTCGGCGACGTCGGCTATGAGTCGCCCACGGCCATCCAGGCCGCAACCATCCCCGCACTGATGGCGGGCTCGGACGTGGTGGGGCTGGCGCAGACCGGGACCGGCAAGACGGCGGCCTTCGCGATCCCGATCCTGTCCAAGATCGACGTCACGAGCAAGGCAACCCAGGCCCTGGTGCTGGCGCCCACCCGCGAGCTTGCCCTGCAGGTGGCCGAGGCCTTCAGCCGGTACGGGGCACACCTGCCCGAAATCCAGGTGTTGCCGATCTACGGCGGGTCCTCCTATACGGTGCAGCTGGCCGGACTGCGGCGCGGCGCGCAGGTGGTGGTCGGCACGCCCGGCCGGGTCATCGACCACCTGGAGCGCGGGACACTGGACCTGTCGCACGTGGACTACCTGGTGCTCGACGAAGCCGACGAGATGCTGACCATGGGGTTCGCCGAAGACGTCGAACGCATCCTGTCCGAGACTCCGGAATACAAGCAGGTCGCGCTGTTCTCGGCGACCATGCCGCCCGCGATCCGCAAGCTCACCACCAAGTACCTGCACGATCCGTTCGAGGTCACTTTCAAGGCCAAATCCGCCACCGCCGAGAACATTTCGCAGCGCTACATCCAGGTCGCCGGTCCCCGCAAGATGGACGCGCTGACCCGCGTCCTCGAGGTCGAGCCCTTCGAGGCGATGATCGTGTTCGTCCGCACCAAACAGGCGACCGAAGAGGTTGCCGAAAAGCTCAGGGCCCGCGGTTTTTCCGCGGCCGCCATCAACGGCGACATCCCGCAGGCGCAGCGCGAGCGGACCATCGCCGCGCTCAAGGAGGGTGGCGCCAAGGGCATCGACATCTTGGTCGCCACCGACGTGGCCGCGCGCGGACTGGACGTCGACCGGATCTCGCACGTCCTCAACTACGACATCCCCCATGACACCGAGTCCTACGTCCATCGGATCGGGCGCACCGGGAGGGCGGGACGTTCGGGCACCGCGCTGTTGTTCGTCTCTCCGCGCGAACGCCACCTGCTCAAGGCGATCGAAAAAGCGACGAGGCAGACGCTCACCGAAGCCGAATTGCCGAGCGTCGAGGACGTCAACGCCCAGCGCGTCGCGAAATTCGCCGACTCCATCACCGACGCGCTCAGCGCCCCGGGCATCGAGCTGTTCCGGAAGTTGGTCCAGGACTACGAGCGCGAACACGACGTCCCGATGGCCGACATCGCCGCGGCGCTGGCGGTCCAGTCCCGTGACGGAGAGGCGTTTCTGATGGCGCCCGAACCGCCACCCGAGCGGCGCGAACGTCGTGAGCGTCCCGACAGGCCGGAACGCCCCCGCGAGCCCCGAACGTTCGGCACGTACCGCATCGCGGTGGGCAAGCGACACAAGGTCGGTCCGGGCGCGATCGTGGGCGCCATCGCCAACGAAGGCGGTCTGCACCGCAGCGACTTCGGCCACATCGCCATTGGCCCGGACTTCTCGCTGGTGGAGCTGCCGGCCAAATTGCCCCGCGCGACGCTGAAAAAGCTTGAACAGACCCGCATCTCGGGGGTGCTGATCAACTTGCAGCCGGAGAGGTCGTCCGACAGGCGTCGCAATGCGCAATCTGGGGGCGGTAAGCCAGGCAAAAGACACGCCGGATGA
- a CDS encoding LppP/LprE family lipoprotein, whose amino-acid sequence MTVRCVDVGLLPSRALTGLAGVVSICAALSACGSGDSTIAKTPQATTTTPTASITAPAAPIPTSGAGAPSTAPADPCAVNLASPTIAKVVSELPRDPRSQQPWNPEPLAGNYNECAQLSAVIIKANTNALNPSTRAVLFHLGQFIPQGAPDTYGFNGIDASQTTGDTVALTYPSGINGLNTDVRFHWNGNAVELIGNTPGR is encoded by the coding sequence ATGACGGTACGGTGCGTCGATGTGGGGTTGCTACCGAGCCGTGCGCTGACGGGTCTGGCCGGTGTCGTTTCGATCTGCGCGGCGCTGAGCGCGTGCGGGTCCGGAGATTCCACCATCGCAAAGACACCGCAGGCGACGACGACCACGCCGACGGCGTCGATCACCGCCCCCGCGGCACCGATCCCGACGTCAGGAGCGGGCGCGCCCAGCACGGCGCCTGCCGACCCCTGCGCGGTCAACCTCGCCTCGCCGACCATCGCCAAGGTGGTCTCCGAACTGCCCCGCGATCCGCGCAGCCAGCAGCCCTGGAATCCCGAGCCGCTGGCGGGAAACTACAACGAGTGCGCGCAGCTGTCGGCCGTGATCATCAAGGCCAATACCAACGCGCTCAATCCGAGCACGCGGGCGGTGCTCTTCCACCTCGGCCAGTTCATTCCGCAGGGAGCGCCGGATACTTATGGCTTCAACGGGATTGACGCGTCGCAGACTACCGGCGACACCGTGGCGCTGACATACCCCAGCGGCATCAACGGCCTGAACACCGATGTGCGTTTCCACTGGAACGGCAACGCGGTCGAGCTGATCGGCAACACGCCCGGTCGGTGA
- a CDS encoding sulfotransferase family protein gives MVAIHFISGLPRSGSTLLAALLRQNPRFEAGMSGPLAGLFGALLGEMSGRNEFSVFIDDNKRERILRGLFNDFYADCTAEVVFDTNRGWCGWMPAIARLFPNAKVIACVRELPWVVDSIERLIQRNVFSPSSIFNYSAGGTVYSRAQQVVASDGMVGGPYDALKQACYGAQRDRLLVLQYETLTTDPAKSMQAIYRFIGQPVFEHDFVHVDYDVTEFDERAGTPGLHTVRATVEAQPRETLLPPDLFNRFVRDAFWRDPERIPVGLHVV, from the coding sequence ATGGTAGCCATCCACTTCATCTCGGGTCTGCCGCGTTCCGGCTCGACATTGCTCGCCGCGTTGCTGCGACAAAACCCTCGGTTCGAGGCGGGGATGTCGGGTCCACTGGCTGGCCTGTTCGGCGCCCTGCTGGGCGAAATGAGCGGGCGCAACGAGTTCTCCGTGTTCATCGACGACAACAAGCGGGAGCGCATCCTGCGCGGATTGTTCAACGACTTCTATGCCGACTGCACCGCCGAGGTGGTCTTCGACACCAACCGCGGCTGGTGTGGGTGGATGCCCGCTATTGCACGTCTGTTTCCCAATGCGAAAGTCATTGCGTGCGTACGTGAACTGCCATGGGTGGTGGACAGCATCGAGCGGTTGATCCAGCGCAACGTCTTCAGCCCGTCGTCGATTTTCAATTACAGCGCCGGTGGCACGGTCTACAGCCGCGCCCAACAAGTGGTGGCGTCCGACGGCATGGTGGGCGGTCCCTACGACGCTCTGAAACAGGCATGCTATGGCGCGCAACGGGATCGGCTGCTGGTGCTGCAATACGAAACCTTGACCACCGACCCGGCCAAGTCGATGCAGGCCATCTACCGGTTTATCGGCCAGCCGGTATTCGAGCACGATTTCGTCCATGTCGATTACGACGTCACGGAGTTCGACGAACGGGCCGGTACGCCCGGGCTGCACACCGTGCGCGCTACCGTCGAGGCCCAACCGCGCGAGACGTTGCTGCCGCCAGATCTGTTCAATCGTTTTGTCCGCGACGCCTTTTGGCGGGATCCGGAGAGGATCCCCGTCGGGCTGCACGTCGTCTAA
- a CDS encoding PE family protein has translation MSTFVFASPDLLTSAAENLTGIGSALKSATSAAAPATTQIMAAAQDEVSGAISALFGGYAQEFQALSAQAAAFHTQFLQALTSGAGMYAATEAANASPLQTLEDDFFGLINAPTTSLFGRPLIANGTNGAAGTGQNGGAAGILIGNGGDGGSGAAGQNGGNGGAAAILGNGGAGGAGGAGANGGNGGAAGLFGNGGVGGAGGVGTWAGTGTGIGLGGNGGAGGAGGTVAGFGGAGGAGGAGAEGVAGHVVGGTGGNGGVGGADRAAIGWAAGSGGAGGTGGAGLDSTTVGAATGTTAGTGGTGSMGGLGGSGGAGGTANGLLSFGGTGGAGGHGGMGGDGATGGSGANLIGGTGGDGGTGGGAGQAGAGGVSLLGFNGSSGAVGVGGTGGTGGAGGAGSGTNSTTGFAQAGGTGGTGGSGGDNSGDGAFGAGGTGGAGGSGEHIGTGATAGAGGAGGAGGAASSTAAGHGGGGGGGGGGALVAGTTGGSATGTATGGSGGTGGAGSSTAAGGAGGVGGAANLTADGAGSAVIGASSATGGTGGAGGTNLGSGGAGGYATVAATDGGHVTGGTATGGTGGAGTTGGTGGAGGYGSVTAAGATNTASGTATGGVGGAGSSGGTGGLGGNAEILGGYFPGNTGQTASGTAIGGAGGAGSWVAPVVTAATGLWKPLVTTAPRTAVPRVVLVGRATVAVTVVTVAGPRSTAGSATLVPRPDMRRARRPVVPVVRALTRTPVVTAVRRRSSPRTRPHPVTFRLRAARPSVGPAVTAAPVLLAVTVVATPRRPAPRPATRAWPGCRLRATRLCRATRSAVRPEPAATAALAVPAVRVRPVASAMCRGRTPVRW, from the coding sequence ATGTCGACCTTCGTTTTCGCATCGCCTGACCTTCTCACCTCGGCGGCTGAGAATCTGACCGGTATCGGGTCGGCGCTCAAATCGGCGACGTCGGCGGCCGCGCCGGCGACGACGCAGATTATGGCCGCGGCGCAGGACGAGGTGTCGGGAGCGATTTCGGCGTTGTTCGGCGGCTACGCGCAAGAATTTCAGGCGTTGAGCGCGCAGGCGGCGGCGTTCCACACCCAGTTTCTGCAGGCGCTCACCTCGGGCGCGGGCATGTATGCGGCCACCGAGGCCGCCAACGCCTCGCCGCTGCAGACGCTGGAGGACGACTTCTTTGGTCTGATCAACGCGCCGACGACTAGTTTGTTCGGGCGCCCGCTGATCGCCAACGGCACCAATGGGGCGGCCGGGACCGGTCAGAACGGCGGGGCCGCCGGCATCTTGATCGGCAACGGCGGTGACGGTGGATCCGGGGCCGCGGGGCAGAACGGCGGCAACGGCGGAGCGGCCGCCATCTTGGGCAACGGTGGTGCCGGTGGCGCGGGTGGTGCCGGGGCGAACGGCGGTAACGGCGGCGCGGCCGGCTTGTTCGGTAACGGCGGCGTCGGCGGTGCCGGTGGGGTGGGCACGTGGGCCGGCACCGGCACCGGCATCGGCCTCGGCGGTAACGGCGGTGCCGGTGGTGCTGGCGGCACCGTGGCCGGATTCGGTGGTGCCGGTGGTGCCGGTGGTGCGGGAGCCGAGGGCGTGGCCGGGCATGTGGTCGGAGGCACCGGTGGAAACGGTGGTGTCGGCGGGGCCGATCGGGCGGCCATCGGTTGGGCCGCCGGGTCCGGTGGCGCCGGTGGGACCGGCGGTGCCGGTCTGGACAGCACGACGGTCGGTGCCGCAACGGGTACCACCGCGGGGACCGGTGGGACCGGATCCATGGGTGGACTTGGCGGTAGTGGTGGTGCCGGCGGTACTGCCAACGGGCTCTTGAGTTTTGGGGGCACCGGTGGCGCCGGTGGCCACGGCGGCATGGGTGGTGATGGCGCGACCGGTGGTTCCGGTGCGAACCTGATCGGCGGTACCGGTGGTGACGGCGGTACCGGGGGTGGCGCGGGTCAGGCAGGGGCCGGAGGGGTTTCGCTGCTCGGCTTCAACGGCTCCTCCGGAGCGGTCGGCGTCGGCGGCACCGGTGGTACTGGCGGTGCCGGGGGTGCCGGCAGCGGCACCAACTCCACCACTGGTTTCGCGCAGGCCGGTGGTACCGGTGGCACGGGCGGCTCGGGTGGTGACAACTCCGGTGACGGCGCATTCGGCGCCGGCGGCACCGGCGGCGCGGGTGGTAGCGGCGAACACATCGGTACCGGTGCGACCGCCGGCGCAGGCGGCGCCGGTGGCGCCGGCGGCGCGGCCTCGAGCACCGCGGCCGGCCACGGTGGTGGTGGTGGCGGCGGCGGCGGCGGGGCCCTTGTTGCGGGCACCACCGGTGGCAGCGCCACCGGCACCGCCACCGGTGGTAGCGGTGGGACCGGTGGCGCCGGGAGCTCTACCGCCGCCGGCGGGGCCGGTGGCGTCGGAGGTGCGGCCAACCTCACCGCCGATGGGGCGGGCAGCGCGGTCATTGGCGCGAGTTCCGCAACGGGCGGGACCGGCGGGGCCGGTGGCACCAACCTCGGTAGCGGTGGTGCTGGAGGCTACGCCACCGTTGCTGCGACCGACGGCGGTCATGTGACCGGCGGCACGGCGACTGGTGGGACCGGCGGCGCGGGTACGACCGGCGGCACCGGTGGGGCCGGCGGTTATGGCTCGGTAACTGCCGCTGGTGCGACCAATACGGCGTCGGGTACGGCGACCGGCGGGGTCGGTGGCGCCGGCAGTAGCGGCGGGACCGGTGGGCTTGGTGGGAATGCGGAGATCCTTGGCGGGTACTTCCCCGGCAATACCGGGCAGACGGCCAGCGGCACCGCGATTGGTGGGGCCGGCGGGGCCGGTTCGTGGGTGGCACCGGTGGTGACGGCGGCCACGGGGTTGTGGAAGCCCTTGGTAACAACAGCACCGCGAACGGCAGTGCCACGGGTGGTGCTGGTGGGGCGGGCAACAGTAGCGGTCACGGTGGTGACGGTGGCTGGGCCGAGATCGACGGCGGGTTCGGCAACCTTGGTCCCACGACCGGACATGCGTCGGGCACGGCGACCGGTGGTGCCGGTGGTGCGGGCTTTGACACGCACACCGGTGGTGACGGCGGTGAGGCGGCGATCATCGCCCAGAACCCGACCGCACCCGGTGACGTTCCGACTGCGAGCGGCACGGCCATCGGTGGGGCCGGCGGTAACAGCGGCACCGGTGCTCTTGGCGGTGACGGTGGTAGCAACGCCTCGCAGACCAGCACCCCGGCCGGCAACGCGGGCATGGCCTGGGTGCAGGCTCAGGGCAACGCGACTGTGTCGGGCAACGCGGTCGGCGGTGCGGCCGGAGCCGGCGGCAACGGCGGCGCTGGCGGTGCCGGCGGTGCGGGTGCGGCCGGTGGCTTCGGCCATGTGTCGGGGCAGGACACCAGTTCGGTGGTGA